A genomic region of Saccopteryx bilineata isolate mSacBil1 chromosome 1, mSacBil1_pri_phased_curated, whole genome shotgun sequence contains the following coding sequences:
- the FUT9 gene encoding 4-galactosyl-N-acetylglucosaminide 3-alpha-L-fucosyltransferase 9 produces MTSASKGILRPFLIVCIILGCFMACLLIYIKPTNSWIFSPIESTSSVLKMKNFFTAKTDYFNETTILIWVWPFGQTFDLTSCQAMFNIQGCHLTTDRSLYNKSHAVLIHHRDISWDLTNLPQQARPPFQKWIWMNLESPTHTPQKSGIEHLFNLTLTYRRDSDIQVPYGFLTVSTNSFVFEVPSKEKLVCWVVSNWNPEHARVKYYNELSKSIEIHTYGQAFGEYVNDKNLIPTISTCKFYLSFENSIHKDYITEKLYNAFLAGSVPIVLGPSRENYENYIPADSFIHVEDYNSPSELAKYLKEVDKNSKLYLSYFNWRKDFTVNLPRFWESHACLACDHVKRHQEYKSVGNLEKWFWN; encoded by the coding sequence ATGACATCAGCATCCAAAGGAATTCTCCGCCCATTTTTAATTGTCTGCATTATCCTGGGCTGCTTCATGGCATGTCTTCTCATTTACATCAAGCCCACCAACAGCTGGATCTTCAGTCCAATAGAGTCAACCAGCTCAGTgctcaaaatgaaaaatttcttcaCCGCCAAAACTGATTACTTTAATGAAACTACTATTCTGATTTGGGTGTGGCCATTTGGGCAAACCTTCGACCTTACCTCCTGCCAAGCAATGTTCAACATCCAAGGCTGCCATCTCACCACAGACCGTTCTCTGTATAACAAATCTCACGCGGTTCTGATCCATCACCGAGACATCAGTTGGGATCTGACTAATTTACCTCAGCAGGCTAGGCCACCCTTCCAGAAGTGGATTTGGATGAATTTGGAATCACCAACTCACACGCCCCAAAAGAGTGGCATTGAGCACCTATTCAATCTCACCCTGACTTACCGCCGTGACTCAGATATCCAAGTGCCTTATGGCTTCTTGACGGTGAGCACAAACTCCTTCGTGTTTGAAGTGCCAAGCAAAGAGAAGTTAGTGTGCTGGGTTGTAAGTAACTGGAACCCTGAGCACGCCAGAGTCAAGTATTATAATGAACTAAGCAAAAGCATCGAAATCCATACTTATGGCCAAGCGTTTGGAGAGTATGTGAATGATAAAAATTTGATTCCCACCATATCTACTTGCAAATTCTATCTTTCCTTTGAAAACTCAATCCACAAAGATTACATCACAGAAAAGCTTTACAATGCTTTTCTGGCTGGCTCTGTACCCATTGTTCTGGGGCCATCTAGGGAAAACTATGAAAATTATATTCCagcagattcattcattcatgtagaAGATTATAACTCTCCCAGTGAGCTAGCAAAGTATCTGAAGGAAGTTGACAAAAACAGTAAGTTATACCTTAGTTACTTTAACTGGAGGAAAGATTTCACAGTAAATCTTCCACGATTTTGGGAATCACATGCATGCTTGGCTTGTGATCATGTGAAAAGGCATCAAGAATATAAGTCTGTTGGTAATTTAGAGaaatggttttggaattag